The bacterium genomic interval CTCCACATTCCTCTTCATTCTCCGCTCCAGACCGGAGAAGCCTTCGACCCGAAAAATGCGGTTGAAGGGTCCGCGATAGTTGCGGCTCAGCAAAGCCCCCTGCACCGCCAAATCCACGATCTTGAAAGAAGCGCCGCTCGGCGCCAAGGTCCATTCGATCCGAACCGGCCGCCGATCGACCAGGCCTCGTATCGCGACAACCGATTCGCGGCCCTCTTGTCGCTCGAGTGAGAACTCGGCCCGACTCAGCCTTTTTCCGTTCCAACGGTCGGCTTGGCCCGCCAATCCGCGGGTGACGGCTTCGACGAAGAGCCGGCGCAATCGCGCCGACTCCTCGGGGCTGAGCTTGGCTTGGAAATCCTGGGTCGCCCGGTCGAAGAGAGCCGAGAAGTCATAGTAGCGCTCCACCCGCAACTGGATCGCCTCTTTCCGCGCCAAGCTTAGGTCGCGCAAGGCCCCGCGCGCGAAATCGACCGGCCCCGGAGCCGCCAGGGCGGCTCGCCCCAGGAAGAGAAGAAAAATGAGCTGTCCCCAGAGGGCGGTTTTTTTCATGGCCCTTAGAAGCTCAAGATCCCGTCGAAGAATGCCCGGAAATAGCTTTCCACCCCGGTTAGCCGATCGCCCGAGAGGACGAATGGGTCACCGGCACCCGTCGACATGGCCGCCGCGTCGGGTGGATGGGCGAAGAATTGGAGGAGATTCAACCCCACCGCTTGCGAGGTGATCAGGCGCAGCGGAGTCAAGCCCTGGGTGCTGGAGGCGATGAGATCCTCCATCAATTCGATCGGCTCCTTCAGTGAGCTCTCGCCGCGGGCCGGAGTGAAGAAGGCTGAAAGCTCACCCGCTTCCAACTGCGCCAGGCCCTGCTTGGCCAGAGTGCAAGCCCGCAGAAATCGGTCTTTCGAGGCCGTGATCCGCTCTCCGTCGATCAAGGTCAGGAAAGCCACCGTATCCATCGTCTTGCCGTGGACGGTGGCGCCGCTGCCGTTCAAGTCCTCCAAGAGAGACTTCTCATCGATGCCGGCGCCTTCGAACAGCGATTTACCGAGGTCCACGCCGAAGTCATAGGCGGTGAGAAGCTGGAGCTTGAAGATCGTCGCCTCCACCGCGGCCGTGAAGAGTACCGTGTCGTTGGGCGTGACTTCGACGTCGGAGTCCCGATGGAAGAGCTCCTTGGGCAAAGTGAAGGAGAAGGCCGGATCGGCGAGAATCGGGACGCTGAGAACCGCCAGCTCCTCGAGGACCGGAATGAAGTCCTCCATCATCCCCTGAAGGTCGCGAAGCGAAACGCCGTGGTCCAAGGCCAATTGGATCAAGGTTGAAAGCACCGAGCCCATTTCAGTCTCCCTCATCCGCTGGGCGAAGGGCAAATCGAATTCGACGTAGTTGAATTGCGGAAAGAAGTCGCCGCCCGGCCGATCCACCAGCTCGAGGTTCGTGAAAACCCCGGCCGGCCCATAGTAGTCGACGTCGACCGCAAAATCCTCGCCGAAGACTCCGAAGATCGCCGCCAGCGCAGGGTTGGCCGGCAGCAGCATCGTTTTGGCCCAGAAACAGCCGAAAGCCAGCCGGGAGTCGTTGGGCTCGTCGGGCAGCTCCTTGCAGAAAGCGTCCCGGGCGCCGGCTAAGTCGCGATTCCGGAAGGCCTCCAGACCCTTGGCCAAGGCTTCTTCGGCGGTTCCGGGATTCGAGGGATCCGCCGGCGGTTGATTTGGACCTTGAACGCTCCCGCCACCGCAGGCGGCGACGCTCAGGGCGAAGAAAA includes:
- a CDS encoding ABC transporter substrate-binding protein — encoded protein: MKKTALWGQLIFLLFLGRAALAAPGPVDFARGALRDLSLARKEAIQLRVERYYDFSALFDRATQDFQAKLSPEESARLRRLFVEAVTRGLAGQADRWNGKRLSRAEFSLERQEGRESVVAIRGLVDRRPVRIEWTLAPSGASFKIVDLAVQGALLSRNYRGPFNRIFRVEGFSGLERRMKRNVE